In Aedes albopictus strain Foshan chromosome 3, AalbF5, whole genome shotgun sequence, the following are encoded in one genomic region:
- the LOC109423651 gene encoding very-long-chain (3R)-3-hydroxyacyl-CoA dehydratase 2, with product MAPKEPSPLVKLYLILYNGGQVLGWSYMFYQLLAYYTFDKGNGQPLWDYLGTTVIIFQNAAVLEILHAATRIVPSNPVITTFQVFSRVMVVCGVVMATPTGKTSPGLPLALLAWTITEIIRYGYYALNLVNSVPHFVIFLRYTTFIVLYPIGVTGELLCFYWAQSYVRESKQWSIEMPNPYNFTFSYFYFLWLIMLLYIPLFPQMYLHMFAQRRKILGGGSKPKVK from the exons ATGGCCCCAAAGGAACCTTCCCCGCTGGTAAAGCTGTACCTAATCCTGTATAATGGGGGTCAAGTTCTAGG ATGGTCCTACATGTTCTACCAGCTACTGGCCTATTACACATTCGACAAAGGAAATGGTCAACCGCTGTGGGACTATCTTGGAACTACCGTTATCATTTTCCAAAATGCCGCCGTACTTGAG ATTTTGCACGCCGCGACGCGAATCGTGCCAAGCAATCCAGTCATCACGACGTTCCAAGTGTTTTCGCGAGTCATGGTCGTCTGCGGAGTTGTCATGGCAACTCCAACCGGAAAGACTTCGCCCGGACTGCCGCTAGCCCTGCTCGCTTGGACGATTACGGAAATCATCCGCTATGGCTACTACGCTCTCAATCTAGTCAACTCCGTTCCACATTTCGTGATCTTCCTACGGTACACTACCTTCATCGTACTCTACCCGATCGGAGTAACCGGAGAGTTGCTGTGCTTCTACTGGGCGCAGAGCTACGTGCGCGAATCCAAGCAGTGGAGCATCGAAATGCCGAATCCTTACAACTTCACCTTCTCCTACTTTTACTTCCTGTGGCTGATCATGCTGCTCTACATCCCGCTATTCCCTCAGATGTACCTGCACATGTTTGCCCAGCGGAGGAAAATTCTGGGTGGTGGAAGCAAACCGAAGGTTAAATAA